The following coding sequences lie in one Heyndrickxia oleronia genomic window:
- a CDS encoding amino acid ABC transporter permease produces MEKYFDASYIFKSIPMLLPFLKVTFIVTGLSVMFGTILGFILAMGKIGKGKIARKIANGYTTALRCTPSIVLLFLVYYGVPALLEKFSVQTSNVDKIVFVVITFSLQFGAFMSEVIRSAYESVDKGQFEAAVSVGLSPFQAYRRIVFPQAFVVAIPNFGNSLLELIKEGSLAYTIGLIDVMGKANLIIASNYNAHALEIYLALSIIYWIISIVIEQVFLKFEKGFSKGKQSLKST; encoded by the coding sequence ATGGAAAAATACTTTGATGCATCTTATATATTCAAATCCATCCCAATGCTGCTTCCTTTTCTAAAAGTAACATTTATTGTTACTGGCTTATCGGTAATGTTTGGAACCATTCTAGGGTTTATTTTGGCGATGGGGAAAATAGGAAAAGGTAAAATTGCTAGAAAAATTGCTAATGGCTACACCACTGCCTTAAGATGTACGCCATCGATTGTTTTGTTATTTCTAGTCTATTATGGGGTTCCAGCACTATTAGAAAAATTTTCAGTTCAGACTAGTAATGTAGACAAAATTGTTTTTGTAGTAATTACTTTTTCTCTTCAGTTTGGCGCATTTATGTCTGAAGTAATAAGGAGTGCGTATGAATCTGTGGATAAAGGGCAATTCGAGGCTGCTGTTAGTGTGGGATTAAGTCCTTTTCAGGCATATAGAAGAATTGTCTTTCCACAGGCATTTGTAGTAGCTATTCCAAACTTTGGAAACAGTCTATTGGAGTTAATTAAAGAAGGCTCTTTAGCATATACGATCGGCCTAATAGATGTAATGGGGAAAGCCAATCTCATTATTGCAAGTAATTATAATGCACATGCTTTAGAGATCTATTTGGCATTATCGATCATCTATTGGATTATTTCTATTGTGATCGAACAAGTATTTTTAAAATTTGAAAAGGGATTTAGTAAAGGAAAACAATCATTGAAATCAACATAA
- a CDS encoding excalibur calcium-binding domain-containing protein, translating into MPTESKNAASKRTTSPTSETGSTEFFTNCTELREKYPDGVPSTHSTYKAKMDRDHDNYACEK; encoded by the coding sequence ATACCGACTGAGTCAAAAAACGCAGCATCAAAAAGAACAACATCACCTACATCTGAAACAGGTAGTACGGAATTTTTTACCAACTGCACAGAATTAAGAGAGAAATATCCAGATGGAGTACCAAGTACACACTCTACTTACAAAGCAAAAATGGATCGTGATCATGATAATTATGCATGTGAAAAATAA
- a CDS encoding amino acid ABC transporter ATP-binding protein → MLEIKNVHKTFGKSEVLKGVNLSISKGDVVVILGPSGSGKTTLLRCINFLERADQGQAVFGNMNVNLKAATKKQIHEVRQKVAFVFQNYNLFNNKTALENVTEGLIIGRKMIKEKAIEIAKKSLDKVGLSDKYNAYPNELSGGQQQRVGIARAIALNPEIILFDEPTSALDPELVGEVLNIMKKIANEGTTMLVVTHEMSFAQDVANRVVFMDEGTVVEEGTPKEIFTQPKEERTQQFLKRVLPKEYIYYI, encoded by the coding sequence ATGCTTGAAATTAAAAATGTGCATAAAACATTTGGGAAAAGTGAAGTATTAAAAGGGGTAAATTTGAGCATAAGTAAAGGAGATGTTGTTGTTATTCTTGGTCCTAGCGGATCTGGTAAAACGACATTGTTAAGATGCATTAATTTTCTTGAAAGGGCCGATCAAGGTCAGGCTGTTTTTGGGAATATGAATGTAAATCTTAAAGCAGCTACTAAAAAACAAATTCATGAGGTCAGGCAAAAGGTTGCGTTTGTTTTTCAAAATTATAATCTTTTTAATAATAAAACAGCATTAGAGAATGTAACAGAAGGTTTAATTATTGGAAGGAAAATGATAAAAGAAAAAGCAATTGAAATTGCAAAGAAATCTTTGGATAAGGTTGGATTATCGGATAAATATAATGCTTATCCAAATGAATTGTCAGGTGGGCAACAACAAAGAGTAGGTATTGCAAGAGCGATCGCGTTGAATCCAGAGATTATCTTATTTGATGAACCTACTTCAGCTCTTGATCCTGAGCTGGTTGGTGAGGTTTTAAACATCATGAAGAAGATTGCCAATGAAGGAACGACAATGTTGGTAGTTACACATGAAATGTCATTTGCACAGGATGTAGCTAATCGTGTTGTATTTATGGATGAAGGTACGGTAGTAGAGGAAGGGACACCGAAGGAAATTTTTACACAACCTAAGGAAGAAAGGACACAACAGTTCTTAAAACGAGTCCTACCGAAGGAATATATTTATTATATTTGA
- a CDS encoding sensor domain-containing protein: MGSDGKEANKGIMDSVEIKKYEQDDHLTSFYQAYQAILDHHPDLVFTLDLTGNVLSFNNKVPSMFGYDSSEISGSFKKYVAPESLDHSIYYFQQACNGRPENYDIALLHKNGSAIEVNINLIPIIKHKKIVAIFGIAKDITKSKGIEKKLKENEEQFKKICNNLEVCIWSQDLKTKKILFVSEGLYNITGYSSEEMMTNSFLWKDIIYEQDHSIYFEKQSELKKGKSIHHQYRIIHKNGSIRWLQDQTIPFINEKGDITRLDGIISDITEQKSNEEQIAYFAYHDYLTDLPNRRMFDEVLQSLIEDSQEKNQSFAVIFLDMDRFKYINDSLNHDIGHELLIQIGHRLVEMIPDKELVARIGGDEFAILLRNNKYIYDLNQVGEQIIKGIKEPFTINDYELYVSASVGICQYPLDGKDAWTLLKNTDSALYRAKDLGKDNYVIYSQSIMKCPNKSTFFDKDVRRALTNNEFRVDFQPRIDVKTNKMVSAEALIRWEHPERGLVLPGEFIPFAEESGLIVDIGDWVIRYVCEQIRHWQVQSIPVVPVSINISPKSFLKRNWSIGVMQILQDTGVSPNLLEFEITERIIMQNEKIVYDSIKDFKERGITFSLDDFGTGYASITYLKQFQFEYVKIDRSLIQNIHLDSQDAALTKAIIELAHGLRMKVVAEGIETVEQFQILQSFQCDEVQGYLYSKPLKTEQFESFMSKGIH, from the coding sequence ATGGGTTCCGATGGCAAAGAGGCAAATAAAGGAATAATGGATTCAGTAGAGATAAAAAAGTATGAACAAGATGATCATTTGACTAGTTTTTATCAAGCATACCAGGCCATTTTAGATCATCACCCTGATCTTGTATTTACATTAGATTTAACAGGGAATGTTCTATCATTTAATAATAAGGTCCCCTCAATGTTTGGATATGATAGTAGTGAAATAAGTGGTTCGTTTAAAAAGTATGTAGCACCAGAATCATTAGATCATTCCATCTATTACTTTCAACAAGCATGTAATGGTAGACCTGAAAATTATGACATTGCCTTACTACATAAAAATGGATCTGCCATTGAAGTAAATATTAATTTAATTCCTATTATTAAACACAAAAAGATCGTTGCTATATTTGGTATTGCTAAAGATATAACGAAAAGTAAGGGAATTGAAAAGAAGCTCAAAGAAAATGAAGAGCAGTTTAAAAAAATTTGTAATAATTTAGAAGTATGTATTTGGTCACAAGATCTTAAAACTAAAAAAATATTATTTGTTTCTGAAGGACTTTATAATATTACAGGTTATTCTTCTGAGGAGATGATGACCAATTCCTTTCTATGGAAGGATATTATTTATGAGCAAGATCATTCCATTTATTTTGAGAAGCAAAGTGAGTTAAAGAAAGGGAAATCCATTCATCATCAGTACAGAATCATTCATAAGAATGGTTCGATTCGTTGGCTGCAGGATCAAACGATTCCTTTTATAAACGAAAAGGGAGACATTACAAGACTGGATGGAATTATTTCGGACATAACAGAACAAAAAAGCAATGAGGAGCAAATTGCTTATTTTGCCTATCATGATTATTTGACGGATTTACCGAATAGAAGAATGTTTGATGAAGTATTGCAATCATTGATTGAGGATTCACAGGAAAAAAATCAATCATTTGCCGTTATTTTTCTGGATATGGATCGATTCAAATACATTAATGACTCTTTAAACCATGATATTGGCCATGAACTATTGATACAGATCGGACACCGATTAGTTGAAATGATACCTGATAAAGAATTGGTTGCTAGAATCGGTGGGGATGAATTTGCCATTTTGTTAAGAAATAACAAGTATATTTATGATTTAAATCAAGTAGGGGAACAAATTATTAAAGGAATAAAAGAACCGTTTACTATAAATGATTATGAGCTGTATGTTTCTGCAAGTGTAGGGATTTGTCAATATCCTTTAGATGGTAAGGATGCATGGACTTTACTAAAAAATACAGATAGTGCTCTTTATCGAGCAAAGGATCTTGGGAAGGATAATTATGTTATATATTCCCAATCAATAATGAAGTGTCCAAATAAATCTACATTCTTTGATAAGGATGTAAGAAGAGCATTAACTAACAATGAGTTTAGGGTTGATTTTCAACCTAGAATTGATGTTAAAACAAATAAAATGGTTAGTGCTGAGGCATTAATACGTTGGGAGCATCCAGAACGAGGACTTGTCCTTCCAGGAGAATTTATTCCTTTTGCTGAAGAATCAGGCTTAATTGTAGACATTGGAGACTGGGTTATTCGATATGTATGTGAACAAATAAGACATTGGCAAGTTCAATCCATACCGGTCGTCCCTGTTTCAATTAATATTTCACCGAAAAGTTTCTTGAAAAGAAACTGGAGTATAGGTGTAATGCAAATTTTGCAAGATACTGGGGTTAGTCCAAACTTGCTTGAATTTGAAATCACTGAAAGAATTATTATGCAAAATGAAAAGATAGTCTATGATTCGATAAAAGATTTTAAAGAAAGAGGGATTACATTCTCTTTAGATGATTTTGGTACAGGATATGCTTCTATTACCTATTTGAAACAATTTCAATTTGAATATGTTAAGATTGATCGTTCGTTAATACAAAATATTCATTTGGACTCTCAAGATGCTGCCCTAACAAAGGCAATTATTGAATTAGCACATGGGCTAAGGATGAAGGTTGTTGCAGAAGGAATTGAAACAGTTGAACAATTTCAGATTCTACAATCGTTTCAATGTGATGAAGTACAAGGGTATTTATATAGTAAGCCTTTAAAGACTGAGCAGTTTGAATCATTTATGAGTAAGGGGATCCATTAA
- a CDS encoding transporter substrate-binding domain-containing protein — translation MENKRKVVSIISCLAFVMLLAGCTTSANHSSTDENGTKIRKVKVAFDQSSKPISYIDENGNPTGYDVEVMKLVDKLLPEYEFEYVGTTSDDLLLGVEQGKFQVGVKNAFWTEERTKKFIYPKEFLGLSSTGLVLKKENKEIKSLEDFASAGYTLAPIAANNAQYTVIDEYNQSHPDNKIKLKAGETFSVDVVQWVNEGRVDGGVMIEGPFKKQVEEKNGPYHHLVNDVVYNEFAVIKTWPLFNKKEQEFADAYDQAIKQLQEKKETNELSKKFYGRDLFEVLDQAKK, via the coding sequence ATGGAGAACAAAAGGAAGGTAGTTAGCATTATTAGTTGTTTGGCATTCGTTATGTTATTGGCAGGCTGTACAACATCAGCAAATCATTCATCAACCGATGAAAATGGAACGAAGATTCGTAAAGTGAAAGTAGCTTTTGATCAATCCTCCAAGCCTATTTCATACATAGATGAGAATGGGAATCCAACTGGGTATGATGTAGAGGTAATGAAATTAGTCGATAAACTCTTACCTGAATATGAATTTGAGTATGTAGGTACAACGAGTGATGATTTACTATTAGGGGTAGAACAAGGGAAATTTCAGGTTGGAGTAAAAAATGCATTCTGGACCGAAGAAAGGACAAAGAAATTTATTTATCCTAAAGAATTTCTTGGACTGAGTAGTACAGGACTTGTATTAAAGAAAGAAAATAAGGAGATTAAAAGTTTAGAAGACTTTGCTTCTGCGGGATACACCCTCGCACCGATTGCCGCAAATAATGCTCAGTATACAGTTATTGATGAATATAATCAGTCACACCCAGATAATAAAATTAAGCTCAAGGCAGGAGAAACCTTTTCGGTTGATGTTGTTCAATGGGTGAATGAAGGACGTGTAGATGGTGGAGTAATGATTGAGGGTCCTTTTAAAAAACAGGTAGAGGAGAAAAATGGTCCTTATCATCATTTAGTTAATGATGTTGTCTATAATGAATTCGCCGTAATAAAAACCTGGCCACTATTTAATAAAAAAGAGCAGGAATTTGCGGATGCATATGACCAAGCGATCAAACAACTGCAAGAAAAAAAAGAAACGAATGAGTTAAGTAAGAAATTTTACGGAAGAGATTTATTTGAAGTATTAGATCAAGCGAAAAAGTAG
- a CDS encoding branched-chain amino acid aminotransferase, translated as MRDYSITIIENQEKKQKPDPNQLEFGKHFTDHMFIMDYTEGTGWHDPRIVPYQPISLDPAAMIFHYGQTVFEGLKAYKTQDNRVLLFRPEKNMERLNMSNDRLCIPQIEEEFILDCLKQLISMDQDWIPSAEGTSLYIRPFIISTEPYLGVAASKTYRFMIILSPVGSYYKEGIHPVKIFVEREYVRAVAGGTGKAKTAGNYAGSLKAQEVSEKLGYSQVLWLDGIEKKYIEEVGSMNIFFKINGEVVTPALNGSILEGVTRNSVIQLLNHWGVPVTERRISIDEIYESYKKGLVEEIFGTGTAAVISPVGELNWEGEKMVINDGQTGALSKKLYHTITSIQNGNEPDPFEWTVEVKPNC; from the coding sequence ATGAGAGATTATTCAATTACTATCATCGAAAATCAAGAAAAAAAACAAAAGCCTGATCCTAATCAACTTGAATTCGGAAAACACTTTACAGACCATATGTTCATAATGGATTATACAGAAGGAACAGGATGGCATGATCCCCGAATTGTACCTTATCAGCCTATCTCCTTAGATCCTGCTGCTATGATTTTCCACTATGGACAAACCGTATTCGAAGGGCTTAAAGCATACAAAACACAAGATAACAGGGTGCTTTTATTTAGACCTGAAAAAAATATGGAAAGATTGAATATGTCGAATGATCGCTTATGTATACCACAAATTGAAGAAGAATTTATTTTAGATTGCTTAAAACAATTAATTAGCATGGATCAAGATTGGATTCCATCAGCTGAGGGAACTTCCCTCTATATCCGTCCTTTTATCATCTCAACAGAACCATACTTAGGAGTAGCCGCATCAAAAACCTATCGATTTATGATTATCCTTTCCCCTGTCGGATCTTACTATAAGGAAGGAATTCATCCAGTAAAGATATTTGTAGAGCGTGAATATGTTCGTGCTGTTGCTGGTGGTACAGGAAAGGCGAAAACTGCAGGAAATTACGCAGGGAGTCTGAAAGCACAGGAAGTATCAGAAAAACTAGGCTATTCACAGGTTCTTTGGTTGGATGGAATTGAGAAAAAGTACATTGAAGAAGTAGGAAGTATGAACATCTTCTTTAAAATCAATGGAGAAGTAGTCACACCAGCCTTAAATGGCAGTATCCTAGAAGGCGTTACAAGAAACTCAGTCATTCAGCTTTTAAATCACTGGGGTGTTCCTGTTACTGAGCGCAGGATATCTATTGATGAGATTTATGAAAGCTACAAAAAAGGGTTAGTTGAGGAAATCTTCGGAACAGGTACAGCTGCAGTTATTTCTCCTGTTGGGGAATTGAATTGGGAAGGTGAAAAAATGGTGATTAACGATGGTCAGACTGGAGCATTGTCAAAAAAGCTTTATCATACAATCACTAGTATTCAAAATGGTAATGAGCCAGATCCATTCGAATGGACAGTTGAAGTAAAACCCAATTGTTAA
- a CDS encoding sensor domain-containing protein — MERFLEDVGSNVQTFFTIFDSITDLIFIIESDGTSFRYVYANHSTSKVLQSGKNIVGKRVEEIVPKEHASRMISYYNKVILTRKSIELIQKIVTSEGEMIGETSFNPLIQNGQVRYIIGIVRDITERKRRKEQENIETKRKLEKSQKRLSSLVEHNSDAIYESDLQGNFISINKVITEITGFRTNELVGKSITNFIVEEYLEETTLHFRKAVSGRNEEYETWIYTKSGEKVHLNVKNVPIIVDGIVVGVYGIAQDITEKSRLETRLKESKQRYKSLFENHPEAIFSFDLNGNFTSGNLGVEKVTGYSFDELIGTSFIPLVDSNDLERTLFHFKQTIEQKKSVSYEIRLKPKHGHSKEVLITNIPIIVDNHVVGVHGIAKDITEIKKAQKELQTSEEKFRLITENAFDVIKMINPQGVIEYVSPSNEKILGYSSLEYVGQLFTKYIHPDDIPIIKKRFEGFLKGAKPTSIEIRLRHKKGHYIWLEITTTPIIEQGEVIQLVTVARDVTEKKKHRDELAKMAFYDYLTDLPNRRTFDDRLEMAIRNANRSNKKVALMMIDGRKFKLVNDTFGHDAGDAVLIEMARRLKACVRETDTVARFGGDEIGVILPEIDSVDIVEDIAKRIIDSFEKPLIFKHHQILLGAGIGIALYPDHTMKKKNLIKFADEALYRAKESNYSDYFIFHENI, encoded by the coding sequence ATGGAACGTTTCTTAGAAGATGTAGGATCTAATGTACAAACTTTCTTTACTATATTTGATTCGATCACCGATTTAATTTTTATTATAGAGTCAGATGGAACTTCTTTTCGCTATGTATATGCTAACCATTCAACATCTAAGGTTCTTCAATCGGGAAAAAATATTGTAGGTAAAAGGGTGGAAGAGATTGTTCCGAAAGAGCACGCTTCTAGGATGATTTCTTATTACAATAAGGTGATTTTAACAAGAAAATCAATAGAATTAATCCAGAAGATTGTAACATCTGAGGGAGAAATGATAGGAGAAACATCTTTTAATCCATTAATCCAAAATGGACAAGTAAGATATATTATAGGAATTGTCAGAGATATTACTGAAAGAAAAAGAAGAAAAGAGCAAGAAAACATAGAAACAAAAAGAAAGCTAGAGAAGAGTCAAAAACGATTATCTTCCTTGGTCGAGCATAATAGTGATGCAATTTACGAGTCGGATTTACAAGGAAATTTTATTAGTATTAATAAAGTAATTACGGAAATTACAGGGTTCCGTACAAATGAACTTGTTGGGAAATCAATTACCAACTTTATTGTTGAAGAATATTTAGAAGAAACCACTCTCCATTTTAGAAAGGCTGTGAGTGGTAGAAATGAAGAGTATGAAACTTGGATCTATACAAAGAGTGGGGAAAAGGTTCATTTAAATGTTAAAAACGTACCAATTATTGTTGATGGAATCGTAGTTGGTGTCTATGGAATTGCACAAGATATTACGGAGAAAAGTCGATTAGAAACACGGTTAAAAGAAAGTAAGCAAAGGTACAAATCCTTATTTGAGAATCATCCTGAGGCTATTTTCTCTTTTGATCTTAACGGGAATTTTACAAGTGGGAACCTGGGAGTTGAAAAGGTAACTGGTTATTCATTTGATGAGTTAATTGGAACGTCATTTATCCCTTTAGTTGATTCGAACGATCTGGAAAGAACATTATTCCATTTTAAACAAACGATTGAACAGAAAAAGTCAGTTAGCTATGAAATTAGATTAAAACCAAAGCATGGACACTCAAAAGAAGTATTAATAACCAATATTCCAATAATTGTAGATAATCACGTAGTAGGAGTACATGGAATTGCTAAAGATATTACGGAAATTAAAAAAGCACAAAAGGAACTTCAAACAAGTGAGGAGAAATTTCGATTAATTACTGAAAATGCATTTGATGTCATTAAGATGATTAATCCACAAGGAGTGATAGAGTACGTATCTCCATCGAATGAGAAAATTCTTGGTTATTCCAGTTTGGAGTACGTTGGTCAATTATTTACGAAATATATTCACCCTGATGATATTCCAATCATAAAGAAAAGATTTGAAGGCTTTCTAAAAGGCGCCAAACCAACATCTATAGAGATTCGATTACGACATAAGAAGGGGCATTATATATGGTTGGAAATTACGACTACCCCAATAATCGAACAAGGAGAAGTTATACAGTTAGTAACTGTTGCTCGAGATGTTACTGAAAAAAAGAAGCATCGTGATGAATTAGCAAAAATGGCCTTTTACGATTATTTAACTGATTTGCCGAACCGACGTACCTTTGATGATCGACTAGAGATGGCAATTCGTAATGCAAATCGTTCAAATAAGAAAGTGGCTCTTATGATGATTGATGGACGGAAATTCAAACTTGTTAACGATACATTTGGTCATGATGCTGGAGATGCAGTACTAATAGAAATGGCAAGGAGACTCAAAGCATGTGTCCGCGAAACGGATACGGTTGCGAGATTTGGAGGGGATGAAATAGGAGTAATTCTCCCAGAGATAGATTCTGTTGATATTGTAGAGGATATTGCTAAACGAATTATAGATTCATTTGAAAAACCATTAATTTTTAAACATCATCAAATTCTTTTAGGTGCAGGAATTGGCATTGCTCTGTATCCAGATCATACGATGAAAAAAAAGAATTTAATTAAGTTCGCAGATGAAGCATTATACCGTGCAAAAGAATCGAATTATAGTGACTATTTTATTTTTCATGAAAATATATAA
- a CDS encoding zf-TFIIB domain-containing protein: MKCPVCDNVSMKEIEKENVLIDICPNCKGVWLDRGELEKITQGLKDDQQYYQSYPSEERSYQEKHYSKEYDKKYNKHSYPPKHKKKKSMMDILGDLFD; the protein is encoded by the coding sequence TTGAAATGTCCTGTTTGTGATAATGTAAGTATGAAAGAAATAGAAAAGGAAAATGTATTAATTGATATTTGTCCTAATTGTAAAGGTGTTTGGTTAGATCGGGGAGAATTAGAAAAAATTACACAGGGCTTGAAAGATGATCAACAATATTATCAGTCTTATCCATCAGAAGAAAGATCCTACCAGGAAAAACACTATTCTAAAGAATATGATAAAAAATATAACAAACATTCCTATCCACCGAAACATAAAAAGAAAAAATCAATGATGGATATTCTTGGTGATTTATTTGACTAA
- a CDS encoding nucleoside transporter C-terminal domain-containing protein: protein MYSAYSVVGFLIYLCSPVKQQINWRSIISLLIVELLITWFMLGTTVGSWVIDQIASFFSWLVSCANEGISFAFPSVMKNETVDFFFSALMPIIFIVTFFDILTYLGIMKWIIDKVGWVISKVSGLPKLESFFSIQMMFLGNTEALAVIREQLMVLKGKRLLTFGIMSMSSISGSIIGAYLSMVPAEYVFAAIPLNCLNALLLASMLNPVVVSKEENIVYVPPKKDRKDFFSTISNSMLVGMRMVIVIVAMVIGYVALTSCLNGILGFFIHGLTIQRIFGFIFSPFAFLLGLGSQDAMYVASLMGIKISTNEFVAMMDLKNHLKNMAPHTIAVSVTFLTSFANFSTVGMIYGTYNSIFGEESSEIIGKNVWKLLVSGIGVSLLSAMIVGLFVW from the coding sequence ATGTACTCGGCATACTCCGTTGTCGGCTTTCTCATCTATCTATGTTCACCAGTAAAGCAACAAATCAATTGGCGATCGATCATTAGCTTGTTAATCGTTGAATTGCTCATTACATGGTTTATGTTAGGAACCACTGTAGGATCATGGGTAATAGATCAAATCGCCTCCTTCTTCTCATGGTTAGTTTCTTGTGCAAATGAGGGAATTTCTTTCGCTTTTCCTTCTGTAATGAAAAACGAGACAGTCGATTTCTTCTTCAGTGCACTAATGCCAATTATCTTCATTGTTACCTTTTTTGATATTCTTACGTATTTAGGGATTATGAAATGGATCATAGATAAGGTTGGATGGGTGATATCAAAGGTTTCTGGTCTACCGAAGCTTGAAAGCTTTTTCTCCATTCAAATGATGTTTTTAGGAAATACAGAAGCATTAGCCGTTATTCGAGAACAGTTAATGGTTCTTAAAGGAAAGAGATTATTAACATTTGGAATCATGAGTATGAGTAGTATTAGTGGATCAATTATAGGTGCTTATTTATCAATGGTTCCTGCAGAATATGTATTTGCTGCAATTCCTTTAAATTGTTTAAACGCACTTTTACTTGCAAGTATGTTAAATCCTGTTGTTGTGAGTAAAGAGGAAAATATTGTGTATGTCCCACCAAAGAAAGATCGAAAAGACTTTTTCTCAACCATTTCAAATAGTATGCTTGTTGGAATGCGGATGGTCATTGTTATTGTGGCAATGGTCATTGGCTACGTAGCGCTCACCTCTTGCTTAAATGGAATTCTAGGTTTCTTTATCCATGGTCTAACAATTCAAAGGATTTTTGGATTTATTTTCAGCCCTTTTGCATTTCTACTTGGATTAGGAAGTCAAGACGCGATGTATGTTGCGTCTTTAATGGGCATCAAAATCTCTACAAATGAATTTGTAGCAATGATGGATCTAAAAAACCATCTCAAAAATATGGCGCCTCATACGATAGCAGTTTCGGTTACTTTCTTAACGTCTTTTGCTAATTTTAGTACAGTAGGTATGATTTATGGAACCTACAACTCTATTTTCGGTGAAGAGAGCTCCGAAATTATTGGCAAAAATGTATGGAAGCTATTAGTAAGCGGGATTGGAGTATCCTTACTTAGTGCAATGATTGTTGGTCTATTTGTTTGGTAA
- a CDS encoding thermonuclease family protein: protein MSKRKFGGIGFVIAVILVVLVYKGVINTPEKVTNSVQVEKTQEDQNKKADNISNEQKNGSKGTSDNQRVSVQLTRTVDGDTIKVLYKGKAETVRYLLIDTPESKKPGTCVQPYAKSASEKNEQLVSSGDLSLEFDNGNERDKYGRLLAYVFVDGKSVQETLLKEGYARVAYIYEPTYKYLDQFKQDEKIAQERGLRIWSNKGLVTDRGFNGCATDVKKSSTNH from the coding sequence TTGAGTAAGCGGAAATTTGGAGGAATTGGCTTTGTTATCGCTGTTATTCTTGTTGTTTTAGTCTATAAAGGAGTTATCAATACCCCTGAAAAAGTCACAAATAGTGTACAGGTGGAAAAGACACAAGAAGATCAAAATAAAAAAGCTGATAATATATCTAATGAGCAAAAAAATGGATCTAAGGGTACTTCTGACAATCAACGTGTCTCGGTACAATTAACACGAACTGTAGATGGAGACACAATAAAAGTGCTTTATAAGGGGAAAGCGGAAACGGTTCGCTATTTATTAATAGATACACCCGAATCGAAAAAACCAGGAACTTGTGTTCAACCATATGCAAAAAGTGCTTCCGAAAAAAACGAACAATTAGTTTCGAGTGGAGATTTATCTCTAGAATTTGATAATGGAAATGAAAGAGATAAATACGGGCGCCTACTAGCCTATGTTTTTGTTGATGGAAAATCGGTTCAAGAAACTCTATTAAAAGAAGGCTATGCTCGAGTTGCATACATTTATGAACCAACGTATAAATATCTTGATCAATTTAAACAAGATGAAAAAATTGCCCAAGAGCGTGGTTTACGGATATGGTCTAATAAAGGACTCGTAACAGATAGAGGCTTTAATGGTTGTGCTACTGATGTAAAAAAATCAAGTACTAATCACTGA
- a CDS encoding amino acid ABC transporter permease has protein sequence MQGSFNLEFLVDTFFVALSGVPTALIITIVALIVASPFGFLLALTRINRIPILSQFSRIYVSFVRGTPVIVQIFIIYNSVPLVISSLFSKLHIDKNVYEVNPIWYAFIVFSLNTIAILIEIFRSSLITVSKGQLEAAQSVGLTNVQAYRRIIIPQALVVALPNICTATVNLIKATSLGYAMSLPEITLKAKVAANVGYNYVEAYIDIFLVYLIICSLTEYGFKLFERKLSSYKTTTAKGGQQYA, from the coding sequence GTGCAGGGTAGCTTTAATCTTGAGTTTTTAGTCGATACGTTTTTTGTTGCTTTATCAGGCGTACCCACTGCCTTAATTATAACGATTGTCGCATTAATAGTCGCCTCACCATTTGGTTTTTTATTGGCATTAACAAGAATTAATCGCATCCCAATTTTAAGTCAATTTTCGAGAATATATGTTTCATTTGTTCGTGGAACACCTGTAATCGTTCAGATATTTATTATCTATAACAGCGTACCTTTAGTAATATCATCATTATTCTCTAAGCTCCATATAGATAAAAATGTTTATGAGGTGAATCCGATATGGTATGCATTTATTGTATTTTCTCTAAATACGATTGCCATCTTAATTGAAATTTTTCGTTCCTCATTAATAACAGTAAGTAAAGGACAATTAGAAGCTGCCCAATCTGTCGGATTAACGAATGTTCAAGCCTATCGAAGAATTATTATTCCACAAGCATTAGTGGTGGCATTGCCAAATATTTGCACCGCTACGGTAAATCTGATTAAAGCAACTTCCTTAGGCTATGCTATGTCCTTACCTGAAATTACATTAAAGGCAAAGGTAGCCGCAAATGTAGGATATAACTATGTTGAGGCCTATATTGATATTTTTCTCGTGTATTTGATTATTTGTAGCTTAACGGAATATGGGTTCAAGCTATTTGAAAGAAAACTTAGCTCCTATAAAACAACTACAGCAAAAGGGGGGCAACAGTATGCTTGA